The Leucobacter rhizosphaerae genome includes a region encoding these proteins:
- a CDS encoding ABC transporter substrate-binding protein codes for MASTQLRRAAAVALTLGSVTALAACSSPVSVGETGDANATLIYDLGLELTTLDPALTFDVSASTINAQVYEQLLGYAPGSDEIEGELAESWEMNDDATEYRFTLRDDVEFESGGTLTSNDVVFSLDRLKNLQGPASYLMEGLTVSADGDDVVVITSDVPKPELPAMLVSESFSVYDSAAVAEEGAVADETAAQADAAGDVFSTRSFGSGPYSLASYEPNAEVELVASESWRGDAPDFSKVLVRNSRSIQQQILNIQNGGSDMTVSLSSPQVSELDESSVNVLSQPLPQVVYFALTNSGGPTVNDDFRKAVALGLDYDGIVAMAGEGSRQGTGVIPTTLAGSIPEGEGLTRDVEGAKAALAASGMADQTLSISFGSDYAVGGQDMGLFAQKIQSDLEEIGMKVELDGAPTQVSRTANQEGKVQAALWPFPPDYADASQFLIHSPGGLLAERIHWTAEEAPEIAALADQARQAIDPEDRAAAYEAWARAIRDTNRFISVVEVPQNLVTSKRVGNLNMEVSGQTSLDTLTLEQ; via the coding sequence ATGGCAAGCACACAACTACGCAGGGCAGCAGCGGTCGCGCTGACGCTCGGGTCGGTGACCGCCCTCGCGGCGTGTTCGAGCCCGGTGTCGGTGGGGGAGACCGGTGACGCGAACGCCACCCTGATCTACGACCTCGGCCTGGAGCTCACGACGCTCGATCCGGCTCTGACCTTCGACGTCTCGGCGTCGACCATCAACGCCCAGGTCTACGAGCAGCTGCTCGGCTACGCCCCGGGTTCGGACGAGATCGAGGGTGAGCTCGCCGAATCGTGGGAGATGAACGACGACGCGACCGAGTACCGGTTCACGCTCCGCGACGACGTGGAGTTCGAAAGCGGCGGCACGCTCACCTCGAACGACGTGGTCTTCTCGCTCGATCGCCTGAAGAACCTGCAGGGTCCGGCGTCGTACCTCATGGAGGGGCTGACCGTCTCGGCCGACGGTGACGACGTGGTGGTCATCACGAGCGATGTGCCGAAGCCCGAGCTGCCGGCCATGCTCGTCAGCGAGAGCTTCTCGGTCTACGACTCGGCCGCGGTCGCGGAGGAGGGCGCGGTCGCCGACGAGACCGCCGCGCAGGCCGACGCCGCCGGCGACGTGTTCTCCACGCGGTCCTTCGGGTCCGGGCCGTACTCGCTCGCGAGCTACGAGCCCAATGCCGAGGTCGAGCTCGTCGCCAGTGAGTCCTGGCGAGGCGATGCCCCCGACTTCTCGAAGGTGCTCGTCCGCAACTCGCGCAGCATCCAGCAGCAGATCCTGAACATCCAGAACGGCGGCTCCGACATGACCGTGTCGCTGTCGTCGCCGCAGGTCTCCGAGCTCGACGAGAGCTCGGTGAACGTGCTCAGCCAGCCGCTGCCGCAGGTCGTCTACTTCGCCCTCACCAACTCGGGCGGCCCGACCGTGAACGACGACTTCCGTAAGGCCGTGGCGCTGGGCCTCGACTACGACGGCATCGTCGCGATGGCGGGCGAGGGATCCCGGCAGGGCACGGGCGTGATCCCGACCACACTCGCCGGCTCGATCCCCGAGGGCGAAGGACTGACGCGTGACGTCGAGGGCGCCAAGGCGGCGCTCGCCGCGAGCGGCATGGCGGATCAGACCCTGTCGATCTCGTTCGGCAGCGACTACGCCGTCGGCGGCCAGGATATGGGTCTCTTTGCGCAGAAGATCCAGTCCGACCTCGAGGAGATCGGCATGAAGGTCGAGCTCGACGGCGCGCCCACCCAGGTGTCGCGCACGGCGAATCAGGAGGGCAAGGTCCAGGCGGCGCTCTGGCCCTTCCCGCCGGACTACGCCGATGCGAGCCAGTTCCTGATCCACAGCCCCGGTGGGCTCCTCGCGGAGCGCATCCACTGGACCGCCGAGGAGGCCCCCGAGATCGCGGCGCTCGCCGACCAGGCCCGCCAGGCGATCGATCCCGAGGATCGGGCCGCCGCGTACGAGGCATGGGCACGCGCCATCCGCGACACCAACCGCTTCATCTCGGTGGTGGAGGTGCCGCAGAACCTCGTCACGTCGAAGCGGGTGGGCAACCTGAACATGGAGGTCTCGGGCCAGACGTCCCTGGACACGCTGACGCTCGAGCAGTAG
- a CDS encoding YhgE/Pip domain-containing protein: protein MTSTLPRPALTRVTGTKPVRWTTILGLILVPLTVAGVLLWGLWNPSERLDTITAAVVNNDVPVEVDGQTVPLGRVLAGELIGGDAGSSAGASDDEAPSNFTWMLTDEDDAEQGLKDGRYATVITIPENFSAAATSLSEGPEKAETAHIDISESDQGRLIDTALSGIVTQTATSVLNQQLGSQFVGNIFVGMTELGNGIGEAADGASQLADGGTQLADGASQLADGTAQLSDGVQELSSGTTELSTGAGALSTGAGALATGTSELATGAGELAAGVRLFATGDGAANPGMAGLAANLNGYTAGVNEALTGLQQGAGGAIAPLTGMRDLIAAGIVPPGDGQTVEQAVAGLNQLIEGFTAASAPDSQLEQLKAGGTALAAGTTAAASGAEQLAAGAEGLAGGAAQLSTGASQLAAGTAQLSTGVAALATGTSELAANTPELADGAAQLADGATQSADGAGELAKGLGEAVAGIPNYTQAESESLAETAVAPVEARGASDELFNASGVPLFAGIALWAGALAMFLVLSPLWRRTTDAARGVGSITVRSALPALALGALQGAIAGVVLPIALGYDLGQGLGFFGLALLAGIAFSLVVQGLSALLGGFGRFIAFALLVVAFAVGIVSTVPGPLAAIGDASPIGAAFSGFQAIASGADGADGSALVLALWACAGLALTAFAVVRARSARH from the coding sequence ATGACCTCGACGCTGCCGCGCCCGGCACTCACCCGGGTCACGGGCACCAAGCCCGTGCGCTGGACCACGATCCTCGGCCTGATCCTCGTGCCGCTCACCGTCGCGGGGGTGCTGCTCTGGGGGCTCTGGAACCCGAGCGAGCGCCTCGACACCATCACCGCGGCCGTCGTGAACAACGACGTGCCGGTCGAGGTCGACGGTCAGACCGTGCCGCTCGGGCGTGTGCTCGCCGGCGAGCTCATCGGCGGGGATGCAGGGAGCTCGGCGGGGGCGAGCGACGATGAGGCGCCGTCGAACTTCACGTGGATGCTCACCGACGAGGATGACGCCGAGCAGGGATTGAAGGACGGCCGCTACGCGACCGTGATCACGATTCCGGAGAACTTCTCCGCTGCCGCGACCTCGCTCTCCGAGGGGCCCGAGAAGGCCGAGACCGCGCACATCGACATCTCCGAGAGCGACCAGGGTCGGCTGATCGACACCGCGCTCTCGGGCATCGTGACGCAGACGGCCACGTCCGTGCTGAACCAGCAGCTCGGATCGCAGTTCGTCGGCAACATCTTCGTGGGCATGACTGAGCTGGGCAACGGGATCGGCGAGGCGGCCGATGGTGCGTCGCAGCTCGCCGACGGCGGCACGCAGCTGGCCGATGGTGCGTCGCAGCTCGCCGACGGCACGGCGCAGCTGTCGGACGGCGTGCAGGAGCTGTCGTCGGGCACGACCGAGCTGTCGACGGGGGCGGGGGCGCTGTCCACGGGTGCCGGAGCCCTCGCGACGGGCACGAGCGAACTCGCGACCGGTGCCGGGGAACTCGCTGCCGGGGTGCGGTTGTTCGCGACGGGTGACGGCGCGGCCAACCCCGGAATGGCAGGGCTCGCCGCCAACCTGAACGGCTACACGGCGGGAGTGAACGAGGCACTCACGGGGCTGCAGCAGGGCGCCGGCGGTGCGATCGCTCCGTTGACCGGCATGCGCGATCTCATTGCCGCGGGCATTGTGCCGCCAGGCGACGGGCAGACAGTCGAGCAAGCCGTGGCTGGATTGAACCAGCTCATCGAGGGGTTCACTGCTGCCTCCGCCCCCGATTCGCAGCTCGAACAGCTCAAGGCCGGAGGGACGGCGCTCGCGGCCGGCACAACCGCGGCCGCGTCCGGCGCAGAGCAACTGGCGGCGGGCGCTGAGGGTCTCGCCGGTGGTGCCGCGCAGCTCTCGACCGGCGCGTCTCAGCTCGCGGCCGGGACGGCCCAGCTCTCGACGGGCGTGGCAGCACTGGCGACCGGTACGTCGGAACTCGCAGCAAACACCCCCGAGCTCGCCGATGGTGCCGCGCAGCTCGCGGACGGCGCGACGCAGTCGGCCGACGGCGCGGGTGAGCTCGCGAAGGGGCTGGGTGAGGCCGTGGCCGGGATCCCGAACTACACGCAGGCGGAGAGCGAGTCGCTCGCCGAGACCGCGGTGGCACCCGTCGAGGCGCGGGGCGCGAGCGACGAGCTCTTCAACGCCTCGGGCGTGCCGCTGTTCGCGGGGATCGCCCTCTGGGCCGGAGCCCTGGCGATGTTCCTCGTGCTGTCGCCGCTGTGGCGCCGCACGACGGATGCGGCTCGAGGGGTCGGCTCGATCACAGTGCGGAGCGCGCTGCCCGCACTCGCGCTCGGTGCTCTGCAGGGAGCGATCGCCGGGGTGGTGCTCCCCATCGCGCTCGGCTACGACCTCGGGCAGGGCCTGGGGTTCTTCGGCCTCGCGCTGCTGGCCGGGATCGCGTTCTCCCTCGTCGTGCAGGGACTGTCGGCACTGCTCGGCGGATTCGGTCGGTTCATCGCGTTCGCGCTGCTGGTCGTGGCGTTCGCGGTCGGGATCGTGTCGACCGTTCCCGGACCGCTCGCGGCCATCGGGGACGCGAGTCCTATCGGCGCGGCGTTCTCGGGCTTCCAGGCGATCGCGAGCGGTGCGGACGGCGCCGACGGTTCGGCGCTGGTGCTGGCTCTCTGGGCCTGTGCCGGCCTCGCGCTGACGGCGTTCGCCGTGGTGCGGGCGCGGAGCGCGCGGCACTAG
- a CDS encoding MMPL family transporter, giving the protein MSTILYALGRWATRAKTLVLILWIAVLALLGTGAALFGQGANAPITIPGTESQEAITQLGLTFPEVSGTSATIIVVAADGESVEDAPYRTIIEDASADLEDADGVTAVQTPFSEQASGGLSDDGQAALITVQIEGEVSSVSADTIAAIEQTTDEIRDQLPAGAEASYGGEALSTSVPAISPTEAIGVLIAFVVLILTLGSLIAAGMPLLIAILGVGVSIAGLFFVTAFVDLTSTTPMLALMLGLAVGIDYTLFIVSRHQEQLRAGLSVDESIARATATSGSAVVFAGLTVIIALVGLSVAGIPFLTALGVAAAAAVAIAVLIAITLTPAVMAMAGMKILPKKQRRALRESAAEGASADATAHAEALRAPSRADRFFGGWVGVATKRPLVTILSILVLLGVAAVPALDLRLALPNATSLSAEDPARVTYELTGEHFGEGANGPLLLTGSIITSTDPLGLMEDLADEVRKVPGVADVPLSTPNQGADTGIIQVVPDEGPHAESTTELVHTLREMHDEWEAEYGVSLAVTGFTAVAIDVSALLMQALLPFGILVVGLSLILLAMVFRSVWVPIKATLGFLLSVGAAFGAVVAVFQWGWFGDLLHVASTGPILSFMPIILMGVLFGLAMDYEVFLVSRIREEYVHGADAQSAIRRGFVGSAKVVTAAALIMFAVFAAFVPEGDPSIKVIALGLAVGVFVDAFIVRMTLVPAVLALLGDRAWRMPRWLAKVLPSFDVEGEGLARELAHAEWPADMPHAAIAADRLLLPGGVKVDGLRLAHGQGLLLDPRHPASLPLARAITGRGPVKAGTLKVDGLLLPERASSLRSRSAWADTTSLREALRDHPAVLLLDLRAAAEAPIPLDRVDAMRSAMAARMAELRGADDARGRTAGFTVVVLGDRALADRILPDGITLVRLDDASAVVADPDPEPATTPPAAAPGAVNPAAVLAQISEGEVR; this is encoded by the coding sequence ATGTCCACGATCCTCTATGCCCTCGGCCGATGGGCGACGCGCGCGAAGACGCTCGTCCTCATCCTCTGGATCGCAGTGCTCGCGCTGCTCGGCACGGGTGCCGCGCTGTTCGGCCAGGGCGCCAACGCGCCGATCACGATCCCCGGCACGGAGTCGCAGGAGGCGATCACCCAGCTCGGCCTCACCTTCCCCGAGGTGAGCGGCACGAGCGCCACCATCATCGTGGTCGCCGCCGACGGCGAGAGCGTCGAGGACGCCCCGTACAGGACCATCATCGAGGATGCCTCGGCGGACCTCGAGGACGCCGACGGTGTGACCGCCGTGCAGACCCCGTTCAGCGAGCAGGCGAGCGGCGGACTCTCCGACGACGGGCAGGCCGCGCTCATCACGGTGCAGATCGAGGGCGAGGTCAGCAGCGTCTCGGCCGACACCATCGCCGCGATCGAGCAGACCACCGACGAGATCCGGGATCAGCTCCCGGCCGGGGCCGAGGCCTCTTACGGCGGCGAGGCGCTCTCGACCTCGGTCCCCGCCATCAGCCCGACCGAGGCGATCGGTGTGCTGATCGCGTTCGTCGTGCTGATCCTCACGCTCGGCTCGCTCATCGCGGCCGGCATGCCGCTGCTCATCGCGATCCTCGGCGTCGGCGTCTCGATCGCGGGCCTCTTCTTCGTCACCGCGTTCGTCGACCTGACATCGACCACGCCCATGCTCGCGCTGATGCTCGGGCTCGCGGTCGGCATCGACTACACCCTCTTCATCGTGAGCCGGCACCAGGAGCAGCTGCGCGCCGGGCTCAGCGTGGACGAGTCCATCGCACGGGCGACCGCGACCTCGGGCTCGGCCGTGGTGTTCGCCGGGCTCACGGTGATCATCGCGCTCGTCGGCCTCTCGGTCGCGGGCATCCCGTTCCTCACCGCACTCGGTGTGGCGGCCGCGGCCGCGGTCGCGATCGCCGTGCTCATCGCCATCACCCTGACCCCCGCCGTGATGGCGATGGCCGGCATGAAGATCCTGCCCAAGAAGCAGCGCCGCGCACTGCGCGAGAGCGCCGCGGAGGGCGCATCCGCCGACGCGACCGCGCACGCCGAGGCGCTGCGCGCGCCGTCGCGCGCCGACCGGTTCTTCGGCGGCTGGGTGGGCGTCGCCACCAAGCGCCCCCTCGTCACGATCCTCTCCATCCTCGTGCTGCTCGGCGTCGCTGCGGTGCCGGCACTGGACCTCCGCCTGGCGCTTCCGAACGCGACGTCGCTGAGCGCCGAGGATCCGGCGCGCGTCACCTACGAGCTCACGGGGGAGCACTTCGGTGAAGGTGCGAACGGACCGCTGCTGCTGACGGGGTCGATCATCACGAGCACCGATCCGCTCGGCCTCATGGAGGATCTCGCCGACGAGGTGCGCAAGGTGCCGGGCGTCGCGGATGTGCCGCTCTCGACCCCGAACCAGGGGGCGGACACCGGCATCATCCAGGTCGTGCCCGACGAAGGGCCGCACGCCGAGAGCACCACGGAGCTGGTGCACACCCTGCGCGAGATGCACGACGAGTGGGAAGCGGAGTACGGCGTCAGCCTCGCCGTGACCGGCTTCACCGCGGTCGCGATCGATGTGTCGGCGCTGCTCATGCAGGCGCTGCTGCCGTTCGGGATTCTCGTGGTCGGGCTGTCGCTGATCCTGCTCGCCATGGTGTTCCGCTCCGTGTGGGTGCCGATCAAGGCGACGCTCGGCTTCCTGCTGTCCGTGGGCGCGGCCTTCGGCGCCGTGGTCGCGGTGTTCCAGTGGGGCTGGTTCGGCGACCTGCTGCACGTGGCGTCCACCGGCCCGATCCTGAGCTTCATGCCGATCATTCTCATGGGCGTGCTCTTCGGGCTCGCGATGGATTACGAGGTGTTCCTGGTCTCCCGCATCCGCGAGGAGTACGTGCACGGCGCCGACGCGCAGTCGGCGATCCGGCGCGGCTTCGTGGGCAGCGCGAAGGTCGTGACGGCCGCCGCGCTGATCATGTTCGCGGTGTTCGCGGCGTTCGTGCCCGAGGGGGATCCGAGCATCAAGGTGATCGCGCTCGGCCTCGCGGTCGGCGTGTTCGTCGATGCGTTCATCGTGCGCATGACCCTCGTGCCCGCGGTGCTCGCGCTCCTCGGGGACCGCGCTTGGCGCATGCCGCGCTGGCTCGCCAAGGTGCTGCCGTCCTTCGACGTCGAGGGTGAGGGGCTCGCGCGCGAGCTCGCGCACGCCGAGTGGCCCGCGGACATGCCGCACGCGGCGATCGCGGCCGACCGCCTCCTGCTGCCGGGCGGGGTGAAGGTCGACGGGCTGCGCCTCGCGCACGGCCAGGGGCTGCTGCTGGATCCCCGGCACCCGGCCTCGCTGCCACTCGCCCGCGCGATCACCGGACGCGGACCGGTGAAGGCCGGCACGCTCAAGGTGGACGGTCTGCTGCTGCCCGAGCGGGCGTCGTCGCTGCGCTCGCGGTCGGCGTGGGCCGACACGACGTCGCTGCGCGAGGCGCTGCGGGATCACCCCGCCGTGCTGCTGCTTGATCTCCGCGCGGCCGCTGAGGCCCCGATCCCGCTCGACCGCGTCGACGCCATGCGCTCGGCGATGGCGGCGCGGATGGCCGAGCTGCGCGGCGCCGACGATGCGCGCGGTCGTACCGCGGGCTTCACGGTGGTCGTGCTCGGGGACCGGGCGCTCGCCGACCGGATCCTGCCCGACGGAATCACCCTCGTGCGACTCGACGACGCATCGGCGGTCGTGGCGGATCCCGATCCCGAGCCGGCCACGACGCCACCCGCCGCGGCGCCCGGGGCCGTGAACCCGGCCGCGGTGCTCGCTCAGATCTCGGAAGGAGAGGTGCGATGA
- a CDS encoding TetR/AcrR family transcriptional regulator, whose protein sequence is MSNTEAAPSARRQETRGRLLDAATEVFTEEGLQGASVEAICSRAGFTRGAFYSNFSSKEELFLALLEREFSRRAADLEAKALELEPTLRERGCISPPEAAQYIVEFFAPSRNASAWFVLEAEFLLLAMRDPSLAPGHDTFMDRFYANISGAVDRVIAAAGRRFVMPVERAMPVLSGVYEQVLRTSVLAGDEPDGALDQLGERLAELLFAITEVSEAPNAGGTGAPASADDAPAPR, encoded by the coding sequence ATGTCAAACACCGAAGCGGCGCCCAGCGCACGACGGCAGGAGACCCGAGGCCGACTGCTCGACGCCGCAACCGAGGTATTCACGGAAGAGGGGCTGCAGGGCGCGTCCGTCGAGGCGATCTGCAGTCGGGCCGGATTCACCCGCGGCGCCTTCTACTCGAACTTCTCCAGTAAAGAGGAGTTGTTCCTCGCCCTCCTCGAGCGCGAGTTCTCCCGCCGGGCCGCCGACCTCGAGGCCAAAGCGCTCGAGCTCGAACCCACACTGCGCGAGCGCGGCTGCATCTCGCCGCCCGAAGCGGCGCAGTACATCGTGGAGTTCTTCGCGCCGTCGCGCAACGCCTCCGCCTGGTTCGTGCTCGAGGCAGAGTTCCTGCTGCTCGCGATGCGGGATCCCTCCCTCGCTCCGGGGCACGACACCTTCATGGACCGCTTCTACGCGAATATCTCGGGCGCGGTCGACCGGGTGATCGCCGCGGCAGGCCGCCGCTTCGTGATGCCAGTCGAGCGCGCGATGCCCGTACTCAGCGGCGTCTACGAGCAGGTGCTGCGGACCTCCGTGCTCGCGGGGGACGAGCCCGATGGTGCACTGGATCAGCTCGGCGAGCGGCTCGCGGAGCTGCTGTTCGCGATCACCGAGGTGTCGGAGGCGCCGAACGCCGGCGGCACCGGCGCACCCGCGTCCGCTGACGACGCACCCGCCCCCCGCTGA
- a CDS encoding cation transporter, with the protein MTAILTPARRDVLSRRVRIVVAITITWNVIEAVIALIAGGIASSAALIGFGLDSIVEVLSAAAVAWQFAAPDPKRRERVALRVIAVSFFGLAAYVTVDAVLSLAGLREPEHSTVGIVLAALSLAVMPFLSWFERRTGRELGSASAVADSKQTLICTYLSAALLVGLVLNSLLGWAWADSVAALVIAALAIREGVAALRGDVCCATPATASADAAEREPCADACCRM; encoded by the coding sequence ATGACCGCGATCCTGACGCCCGCGCGACGCGACGTGCTCTCGCGCCGCGTGCGGATCGTGGTGGCGATCACGATCACCTGGAACGTGATCGAGGCGGTCATCGCCCTCATCGCGGGAGGGATCGCGTCGTCCGCGGCGCTCATCGGGTTCGGCCTCGACTCGATCGTGGAGGTGCTCTCGGCGGCGGCGGTGGCCTGGCAGTTCGCGGCGCCGGATCCGAAGCGGCGCGAGCGGGTCGCGCTCCGGGTGATCGCGGTGTCCTTCTTCGGTCTCGCCGCGTACGTCACGGTCGACGCGGTGCTGTCGCTCGCCGGTCTCCGCGAACCGGAGCACTCGACGGTCGGGATCGTGCTGGCGGCCCTCAGCCTGGCGGTCATGCCGTTCCTGAGCTGGTTCGAGCGCCGCACCGGCCGGGAGCTCGGTTCCGCCTCCGCGGTGGCGGACTCGAAGCAGACGCTCATCTGCACGTATCTCTCGGCCGCACTGCTCGTGGGCCTTGTGCTCAACAGCCTGCTCGGGTGGGCCTGGGCGGACTCCGTGGCGGCCCTCGTGATCGCCGCGTTGGCGATCCGCGAGGGTGTCGCTGCCCTCCGCGGAGACGTGTGCTGCGCCACCCCCGCGACGGCGTCCGCAGATGCCGCCGAGCGCGAGCCCTGCGCGGATGCGTGCTGCCGCATGTGA
- the cmtR gene encoding Cd(II)/Pb(II)-sensing metalloregulatory transcriptional regulator CmtR → MLTITSRLDVMNRLGRAMADATRSRILLALVEGPGYPAQLALDLGLTRTNVSNHLACLRGCGIVVAEPEGRRTRYEIADPHIGAALSALVDVTLAVDAEVPCVDPGCAVAGCCEQRGEG, encoded by the coding sequence ATGCTGACCATTACCTCCCGTCTCGACGTCATGAACCGGCTCGGTCGCGCGATGGCGGACGCTACCCGCTCCCGGATCCTCCTCGCCCTGGTCGAGGGGCCGGGCTACCCGGCGCAGCTCGCGCTCGACCTCGGTCTCACGCGCACGAACGTCTCGAATCACCTCGCGTGTCTGCGAGGATGCGGCATCGTGGTCGCGGAACCCGAGGGCCGCCGCACGCGCTACGAGATCGCCGATCCGCATATCGGCGCCGCGCTCTCGGCGCTCGTCGACGTCACGCTCGCGGTCGACGCGGAGGTGCCCTGCGTGGACCCGGGATGCGCGGTCGCCGGCTGCTGCGAGCAGCGAGGCGAGGGATGA
- a CDS encoding helix-turn-helix transcriptional regulator produces MKRTERLHALTEMLRRAGSRGTSAERLAREFEVSVRTIKRDLAALERSGSAVWSRPGPGGGYGLAPGVSMPQVSLSSEQAVALLTAASAARDAPFSDLAAAGARKILDALDPRTRRRARELAARVWVDRDPAPSRAVRSALEEAMAEQRVVRIRYTSGNGDTTTRDVEPVLFASTNGRWYLVGWCRLRDAMRWFMVSRIERASVTRECCSGHTVAEVGAPPEYAKPVHE; encoded by the coding sequence ATGAAGCGAACTGAACGCCTCCACGCCCTGACCGAGATGCTGCGTCGGGCCGGCTCGCGCGGCACCTCCGCCGAGCGCCTCGCGCGGGAGTTCGAGGTGTCGGTGCGCACCATCAAACGGGATCTGGCGGCGCTGGAGCGCAGTGGCTCGGCGGTCTGGTCCCGGCCCGGCCCGGGCGGCGGGTACGGGCTCGCCCCAGGCGTGTCTATGCCGCAGGTGTCCCTCTCCTCGGAGCAGGCGGTAGCGCTGCTGACGGCGGCCAGCGCGGCGCGCGATGCGCCGTTCTCGGACCTGGCAGCGGCGGGCGCCCGAAAGATCCTCGACGCCCTCGACCCGCGCACGCGCCGGCGCGCCCGCGAGCTGGCCGCGCGGGTCTGGGTCGATCGGGATCCCGCGCCGTCGCGCGCCGTCAGGTCGGCACTGGAAGAGGCGATGGCCGAGCAGCGAGTGGTGCGGATCCGGTACACGTCCGGGAACGGTGACACGACCACCCGCGACGTCGAGCCGGTGCTGTTCGCCTCGACGAACGGCCGCTGGTACCTGGTCGGGTGGTGCCGGCTGCGCGATGCGATGCGGTGGTTCATGGTGTCGCGGATCGAGCGGGCGTCGGTGACCCGGGAGTGTTGCAGCGGGCACACGGTTGCCGAGGTCGGGGCCCCGCCGGAGTACGCCAAGCCCGTGCACGAGTGA
- a CDS encoding alpha/beta fold hydrolase — MTPTNGTPSIILIAGHWLGGWAWDEVRALLPAERFRVAAPTLAGLDGDDPDRSRATLDDQLAGILDAIGHAGGSREHPVTLVAHSGANAPVTLALDRHPELVRRIIWVDSGPVAPGTAFAPDAPEDLAELPLPPFDALGAQASLAGLDANMLARFRARAVPEPGPVLRQSVDLSNDARLAVPTTLVCCSISSAQVRELADAGHPMFAEVARLAHLETVDLPTGHWPMWSRPGDLAAIIASAVS, encoded by the coding sequence ATGACTCCCACCAACGGCACCCCATCCATCATCCTCATCGCGGGCCACTGGCTCGGCGGCTGGGCCTGGGACGAGGTCCGCGCCCTGCTCCCCGCCGAGCGCTTCCGCGTCGCCGCGCCGACCCTGGCCGGACTCGACGGCGACGACCCGGATCGGTCGCGGGCCACGCTCGACGACCAGCTCGCCGGCATCCTCGACGCGATCGGGCACGCCGGCGGCTCGCGGGAGCACCCGGTGACGCTGGTCGCCCACAGCGGGGCGAACGCGCCGGTGACCCTCGCCCTCGACCGTCACCCCGAGCTGGTGCGCCGGATCATCTGGGTCGATTCCGGTCCCGTCGCTCCCGGAACCGCGTTCGCGCCGGACGCTCCGGAAGATCTCGCCGAGTTGCCGCTGCCCCCCTTCGATGCCCTCGGCGCGCAGGCGAGTCTGGCGGGCCTCGACGCCAACATGCTCGCGCGCTTTCGCGCTCGGGCCGTCCCGGAGCCCGGGCCCGTGCTCCGCCAGTCGGTCGACCTCTCGAACGACGCGCGCCTCGCGGTGCCCACCACCCTGGTGTGCTGCTCGATCTCGAGCGCGCAGGTCCGCGAGCTGGCCGACGCGGGGCATCCGATGTTCGCCGAGGTCGCGCGACTCGCGCACCTCGAGACCGTCGACCTGCCCACGGGGCACTGGCCCATGTGGAGCCGCCCCGGCGACCTCGCGGCGATCATCGCGTCTGCCGTCTCCTGA
- a CDS encoding FMN-dependent NADH-azoreductase — protein sequence MMPTLLHLDSAIADPASRSRILTAECARGWQSRGADFDVVTRDLHLDPPPHLRERSQHWPERLREGEPLDEATDALQRELIAELLAADAVVLGAPMYNYAVPSTLKAWIDLVHVPGITAAFDTPTQPFAGRSALIVTTQGGGPDPVIDAFVSAPLRQLFGGGFGMEVTVVAARRTLVDRIPSLGVVEAEGEFEAALSGAFEWGATVPVGGV from the coding sequence ATGATGCCCACGCTGCTGCACCTCGACTCCGCGATCGCCGATCCCGCCTCGCGGAGCCGGATCCTCACGGCCGAGTGCGCACGCGGGTGGCAGTCCCGGGGCGCGGACTTCGATGTCGTGACGCGGGATCTGCACCTCGATCCGCCGCCGCACCTGCGCGAGCGCTCGCAGCACTGGCCCGAGCGACTGCGCGAGGGCGAGCCGCTCGACGAGGCCACTGACGCGCTGCAGCGCGAACTGATCGCGGAGCTGCTCGCGGCGGACGCGGTGGTCCTCGGCGCCCCGATGTACAACTACGCGGTGCCGTCGACGCTCAAGGCGTGGATCGATCTGGTGCACGTGCCGGGCATCACGGCGGCGTTCGACACCCCGACGCAGCCGTTCGCGGGCCGTTCCGCGCTGATCGTCACCACGCAGGGCGGCGGCCCCGACCCGGTGATCGATGCGTTCGTCAGCGCGCCGCTGCGGCAGCTCTTCGGCGGGGGATTCGGCATGGAGGTGACGGTCGTCGCGGCACGGCGCACGCTGGTGGACCGGATCCCGAGCCTCGGGGTTGTGGAGGCCGAAGGCGAGTTCGAGGCCGCGCTCAGCGGTGCCTTCGAGTGGGGTGCGACGGTGCCGGTCGGCGGCGTCTGA